The proteins below come from a single Sorghum bicolor cultivar BTx623 chromosome 4, Sorghum_bicolor_NCBIv3, whole genome shotgun sequence genomic window:
- the LOC8068887 gene encoding RING-H2 finger protein ATL58 — protein sequence MSCTSPDPPDYCSAESPELKLYQAFIFSVPVFFTFVLLLFFYLFYLRRRRANWQSLRMRTNNLIRGDNARLECGLKKEMREMLPVVIFKESFLIRETQCSVCLADYQPDERLQKIPPCGHTFHISCIDHWLSTNTTCPLCRVSLLPAPKATSIDLDLEAQTAVEESLNVHHHQEGLVDGNTPQEGQAAEGDGVGSGQAEEPHSDVAEPLTVTVVAEPQVDTEGSPSTTCQTVKAKK from the exons ATGTCTTGCACCTCTCCAGATCCACCAGACTACTGCTCAGCCGAGTCGCCTGAGCTCAAGCTGTACCAGGCCTTCATCTTCTCGGTGCCTGTCTTCTTTACGTTCGTCTTGCTTCTCTTCTTCTACCTCTTCTACCTGAGGCGGCGCAGGGCCAATTGGCAGTCCTTGCGGATGAGGACAAATAATTTGATACGGGGAGATAATGCCAGA CTGGAGTGTGGTTTAAAGAAGGAGATGCGGGAAATGTTGCCAGTGGTTATCTTCAAAGAGAGTTTCTTGATCAGGGAGACACA GTGCTCTGTCTGCCTAGCAGACTATCAACCGGATGAGCGGCTTCAGAAGATACCTCCTTGTGGACATACCTTCCATATCAGCTGCATCGACCACTGGCTCTCTACAAACACCACCTGCCCCCTTTGTCGAGTCTCGCTCCTTCCAGCCCCCAAAGCAACCAGCATTGATCTGGATTTGGAAGCACAAACTGCTGTAGAGGAGTCTCTGAATGTACATCACCACCAGGAGGGGCTTGTTGACGGCAACACACCACAGGAAGGTCAGGCAGCCGAAGGTGATGGAGTCGGCAGCGGTCAGGCTGAAGAGCCACACAGTGATGTGGCCGAACCATTGACGGTTACGGTGGTGGCTGAGCCTCAAGTTGACACTGAAGGTTCACCAAGTACAACCTGCCAAACTGTTAAAGCAAAGAAATAA